A stretch of Myroides oncorhynchi DNA encodes these proteins:
- the folE gene encoding GTP cyclohydrolase I FolE, with protein MNTDEKFHDEMGDNHIASSDATPLRSDAFDLTDDQKIESIKKDVESILNTLGLDLTDDSLKGTPNRVAKMFVKEMFGGLNPAKKPSASTFDNKYKYNEMLVEKNIVVYSTCEHHLLPIVGRAHVAYISNGTVVGLSKMNRIVDFYAKRPQVQERLTIQIVNELKRVLNTEDVACIIDAKHLCVNSRGIRDIESSTVTAEFGGKFQDENVRKEFLNYIQLETKF; from the coding sequence ATGAATACAGACGAAAAGTTTCACGACGAAATGGGAGACAACCACATCGCATCTAGTGATGCTACTCCACTTAGAAGTGACGCATTTGACCTTACAGATGACCAAAAAATAGAATCAATAAAGAAAGATGTAGAAAGCATCTTAAACACTTTAGGATTAGACCTTACAGATGACAGTCTTAAAGGGACTCCTAATCGAGTAGCTAAGATGTTTGTAAAAGAAATGTTCGGTGGGCTTAATCCTGCTAAGAAACCTAGTGCTTCTACATTTGACAATAAATATAAGTATAACGAAATGCTAGTAGAAAAAAACATTGTTGTTTATTCTACTTGTGAACACCATTTATTACCTATCGTAGGGAGAGCTCACGTAGCTTATATCTCTAATGGTACTGTAGTAGGCCTTTCTAAAATGAACCGTATCGTTGATTTTTATGCAAAAAGACCTCAAGTACAGGAGCGATTAACAATCCAGATAGTAAATGAGTTAAAGCGTGTATTAAATACTGAAGACGTAGCATGTATCATCGATGCAAAGCACTTATGTGTGAACTCAAGAGGTATCCGTGATATCGAGAGTAGCACTGTAACTGCTGAGTTCGGTGGGAAATTCCAAGACGAGAATGTTCGCAAAGAATTTTTAAACTACATCCAATTAGAAACTAAGTTCTAA
- a CDS encoding cytochrome-c peroxidase, producing MNKAIYLAILLFTLLFLNFHKLTYTYSEYQSIEDLRQAYERNSTLWPAATIDSTVVFKELGVLLAPPVVVKEDIYKVELGKLLFYDPRLSSSNQISCSTCHIDKEHWADKQTLAIGHQGLVGTRNTPSIENTWIQQELFWDGRANSLQEQQIMSIENHVEMFQDINELPTKITQIKGYKKHFKKAYGNNQITKDKILDAIALFQKTIVSNPTPFDAFINGDYHKLSDQQVHGLHLFRTKARCINCHSGPYFTDLQYHNEGFTFYKRKREDLGRYNVTHKASDVGKMKTPGLRNVMHTAPWFHQGIFPNIQSVIGMYNAGMNIPHRREEYKNDSLFPVTSPLIKRLGLTKEEQLAIIAFLEALSSEPMLIEKPILPR from the coding sequence ATGAACAAGGCTATCTATCTAGCTATATTACTATTTACACTATTATTTCTAAATTTTCACAAACTAACATATACCTACTCAGAATACCAATCTATAGAAGATCTACGTCAGGCTTATGAGCGCAACAGTACCCTATGGCCTGCTGCAACTATAGATAGTACAGTTGTTTTTAAAGAACTAGGAGTATTACTCGCTCCTCCTGTTGTAGTTAAAGAAGATATATATAAAGTAGAATTAGGTAAGTTACTGTTCTATGATCCAAGGTTGTCTTCCTCTAATCAAATCTCTTGTTCTACCTGTCATATTGATAAAGAACATTGGGCAGATAAACAGACACTAGCCATCGGACATCAGGGATTAGTAGGAACGCGCAATACCCCAAGCATAGAGAATACATGGATACAACAAGAGTTATTTTGGGATGGAAGAGCAAATAGCTTACAGGAACAACAAATAATGTCTATCGAAAATCACGTAGAGATGTTTCAAGACATAAATGAACTACCTACTAAAATAACGCAGATCAAAGGGTATAAAAAACACTTTAAAAAAGCATATGGAAACAATCAAATAACGAAAGATAAAATACTAGATGCAATAGCGTTATTCCAAAAGACGATTGTCTCTAATCCTACTCCATTTGATGCTTTTATAAATGGAGATTATCACAAGTTGTCAGATCAGCAAGTACACGGCTTACACTTGTTTCGTACCAAGGCTAGGTGTATAAACTGTCACAGTGGACCTTACTTCACTGACTTACAGTATCACAATGAAGGTTTTACTTTCTACAAGCGAAAAAGAGAAGATCTCGGGAGATATAACGTCACACATAAAGCCTCTGATGTGGGTAAGATGAAAACTCCAGGACTGCGTAATGTGATGCATACGGCACCGTGGTTTCACCAAGGAATATTTCCTAATATTCAGAGTGTTATAGGAATGTATAATGCAGGAATGAATATTCCTCATCGAAGAGAAGAATATAAGAATGATTCGTTATTCCCTGTAACTTCTCCCCTTATTAAAAGATTGGGATTAACTAAAGAAGAACAACTCGCAATCATTGCTTTCTTAGAAGCCCTTTCTTCAGAACCAATGCTTATAGAGAAACCTATTTTACCTAGATAA
- a CDS encoding DUF6850 family outer membrane beta-barrel protein gives MRKLYIFITLFLIQMLNAQNHSEHLDLWLIQKNKRSYVPEHILFLNNQTSEFGRLAVDYNNTKGDYKKSQEANDSKDFKFSAEGYTDIYKFKAYGNFVYGKTFENELANDLRGKKDEFNPYYFYANHPNNFQNQQYLANTMFSYELVNKKLTIGFGLDFDYNWTTGNNDPRPDVVNYFIRYKADIAWKIQKHAIGLGVAYGKVTEENNIMYKNNQYKSSNQYKDRFLNISLGYGDIVLSDQNLLLDRKAKENSYKLAHLYTGDKLEVATFAKITHYDENSELNKYKQSFDVYNRFKNKQLTVQSMLTYTPSDANQYQLSLKYNNYDGKNLREIEGLNYKVDHYNFNTQLLTSFTNLWKDTDIQIGLDHTLYSTIRKDYAIGVYSDEKQLLNKLIINTIFKHESHFYQISATPLYKLKLVNDLTIPDTQHTNFTDSVIIPNYYYNNNNAWGLQGEVGYGNKTWLNQYSLYFSVSGHFLKSNGLDRSSINLSLKLYL, from the coding sequence ATGAGAAAATTATATATCTTCATAACGCTATTTTTAATTCAAATGCTAAATGCTCAGAACCATTCTGAGCATTTAGACCTTTGGTTAATACAGAAGAATAAACGTAGTTATGTACCAGAGCACATTCTGTTTCTAAATAATCAGACTAGTGAGTTTGGACGTTTAGCCGTGGATTATAACAACACAAAAGGAGACTACAAAAAAAGTCAAGAAGCTAATGACAGTAAGGACTTTAAGTTCTCTGCTGAGGGATATACTGATATATATAAGTTTAAGGCGTATGGAAACTTTGTATATGGAAAGACTTTTGAGAACGAACTAGCAAATGATCTTAGAGGGAAAAAAGATGAGTTTAACCCCTACTACTTCTATGCTAATCACCCTAACAACTTTCAGAACCAACAGTATCTAGCCAATACTATGTTTAGTTATGAGTTAGTGAACAAAAAACTAACAATCGGTTTTGGTCTTGACTTTGATTATAATTGGACTACGGGTAATAATGATCCTAGACCAGATGTAGTGAATTACTTTATCCGTTATAAAGCAGATATTGCATGGAAGATACAGAAACACGCAATAGGATTAGGTGTTGCCTATGGTAAGGTAACTGAGGAAAATAACATCATGTATAAAAACAATCAATACAAGAGTAGCAATCAGTATAAAGATCGCTTCTTAAACATTAGTTTAGGATACGGAGATATTGTATTGAGTGATCAGAATCTTCTACTTGATAGAAAGGCAAAAGAGAATTCATATAAGCTAGCGCACCTTTATACAGGTGACAAATTAGAGGTAGCAACATTTGCTAAGATAACGCATTATGACGAAAACTCTGAACTAAATAAGTATAAGCAGAGTTTTGATGTGTATAATCGGTTTAAAAATAAGCAACTCACAGTACAAAGTATGTTGACTTATACACCCTCTGATGCTAATCAATATCAACTAAGCTTAAAGTATAACAACTATGATGGTAAAAACCTTAGAGAGATAGAAGGGCTGAATTATAAAGTCGATCACTACAATTTTAATACTCAGCTATTAACTTCTTTTACTAATCTATGGAAGGATACAGATATACAGATAGGATTAGATCACACACTTTATTCTACTATCCGCAAAGACTATGCTATCGGAGTATACAGTGATGAAAAGCAACTATTAAATAAACTTATAATCAACACGATATTTAAACATGAAAGTCACTTTTATCAAATTAGTGCCACTCCCCTATATAAGTTGAAACTAGTAAATGATCTGACCATACCTGATACGCAACACACTAATTTTACAGATAGTGTAATTATACCTAACTACTATTACAACAATAATAATGCATGGGGACTACAGGGTGAAGTAGGATACGGAAACAAAACGTGGCTTAACCAATACAGCCTTTATTTCTCTGTATCAGGCCACTTCTTAAAATCAAATGGTTTGGACCGAAGCAGTATTAATCTCAGCTTAAAACTATATTTATAA
- a CDS encoding DUF4876 domain-containing protein — protein MRNTLLLLLAIVSIAFTTSCSKDDNASDFANTLNVNFITTVSQTNTNLTIPLEGTTIEFTNRANGNKNTVTLDKQGLASANLRVGNYNIIAKLTMSKQAYNQLIDASNSKEEKIEEDSITFTANIDNLTVNDAKDIKIELQMNKMSTSGLIFKQIFYAGSSINEGSGYRDQFLEIYNNSSETLYLDGIIVAMLHNTTNRQATGPNDISYLPSRQYDWSKAPENSGSGNLNNDYVYAKKVLRFPGSGTQHPIEAGKSIIVASTAIDHTKNFLTNESSKLVDPTKTIDLSNADFDVYILDYLQKKYGVDITQAKYRYSLNTLGIYKMQVITAQQSDLAMRFATDDGILLIQLPKDVAVESFPTIKAPKSNDSTQCLRIPVEYIIDGVQVRHSTESRVAPRKVPVSVDRGSSFAPNGTYSSQSLLRKTRYRLNNGRRVLQDTDNSTEDFVVINKPVASKGEDSFTN, from the coding sequence ATGAGAAATACACTACTTTTACTACTTGCTATCGTAAGTATAGCCTTTACTACTAGCTGTAGTAAAGATGATAATGCTAGCGACTTCGCTAATACACTTAATGTCAACTTCATTACTACAGTCTCACAAACAAATACAAACCTTACTATTCCACTAGAGGGAACTACAATAGAATTTACCAATAGAGCTAATGGAAATAAAAACACAGTCACACTAGATAAACAAGGTCTTGCGTCTGCTAATCTACGTGTAGGTAACTATAACATCATCGCTAAACTGACAATGAGTAAACAAGCTTATAATCAACTAATCGATGCTAGTAATAGCAAGGAAGAAAAGATAGAAGAAGACTCTATTACGTTTACGGCTAACATAGATAACCTAACTGTAAATGACGCTAAGGATATCAAGATCGAACTACAGATGAATAAGATGAGTACATCTGGACTAATCTTTAAACAAATATTCTACGCGGGATCAAGTATAAATGAAGGTTCAGGATATAGAGATCAGTTTCTAGAAATCTATAACAACAGTTCTGAGACACTATACTTAGATGGTATTATTGTAGCGATGCTTCACAACACTACAAATAGACAAGCTACAGGACCCAACGACATCAGTTACTTACCTTCTCGCCAATATGACTGGTCAAAAGCTCCAGAAAACTCAGGAAGTGGTAATCTAAACAACGATTATGTCTATGCAAAAAAAGTATTGCGTTTCCCTGGAAGTGGTACACAACACCCTATCGAAGCAGGTAAAAGTATCATCGTAGCCTCTACGGCTATTGATCACACTAAGAACTTCCTTACAAATGAATCTTCTAAATTAGTTGACCCTACCAAAACTATTGATTTAAGTAATGCAGACTTTGACGTTTATATCTTAGATTACCTTCAGAAAAAATATGGTGTTGATATTACGCAAGCTAAATACCGTTATAGCTTAAACACACTAGGTATTTATAAAATGCAAGTAATAACAGCACAACAGAGTGACTTAGCGATGCGCTTCGCTACAGATGATGGAATATTACTCATACAACTTCCGAAAGATGTAGCTGTAGAATCATTCCCTACAATCAAAGCTCCTAAGAGTAACGACTCTACACAGTGCTTAAGAATACCTGTGGAATACATCATCGATGGAGTACAAGTAAGACACTCTACAGAGAGTCGTGTTGCTCCACGTAAAGTACCTGTATCTGTAGACCGAGGTAGCTCATTCGCTCCTAATGGAACTTATTCTAGTCAATCTTTATTAAGAAAAACAAGATATAGATTAAACAATGGACGTCGTGTATTACAAGATACAGATAACTCTACAGAAGACTTCGTAGTAATCAATAAACCAGTAGCATCTAAAGGAGAAGATTCTTTTACCAATTAA